The following is a genomic window from Solanum stenotomum isolate F172 chromosome 4, ASM1918654v1, whole genome shotgun sequence.
ACAACCGCGTCCagaaactttatttccttattttgtttcctttttagttaggacttgtttttctatatatagggcatgtaaacctcatttttgggggttagacctcattaattttattctagtttttggctttggaaattaacttgcaattttagcaattctcgatttcctaagttcgttttgaagattttgactttgaaattcaagttgagcTTCTGGGTTTATtcttctcattacgtaagttcattaTTTcatcatctaaaaatatgaattgtgttcttgctactatgggtaactaaatccacaactagggttgcggtaaccatgagcgattaacaaagtatgaatagtaactaagtaaatcttgaatagtgttattgcatgcattgataattctttcatttagaagttcTTTTAGCGAttgcaaacgttagaactcgccttgttgctacttgtcggaccaagtAGGTAGTTaataacaaaagaattatcaacatagatttagtgtgatactatctaatagtctaatgtcgattggtacgaaggtgaaaactaagccatacattgatgtgatgtctaatatgaggtaacgGTAAGGGTtggtaaattatacacacatagccggatcaaggtgcgggtgaaattctctagttgccGGACCAAGaaattagagatacctaacttatcactttgcatgtaatacactaggaaaggattactattactaggagtaccgcgttatgagcttatggagaacacgtacaccctagtttctctctcatcttgataacaacaaaagtttgaatcttgcttactAACTGTTCACATAACTTTcagaatttgtttcacaaaNNNNNNNNNNNNNNNNNNNNNNNNNNNNNNNNNNNNNNNNNNNNNNNNNNNNNNNNNNNNNNNNNNNNNNNNNNNNNNNNNNNNNNNNNNNNNNNNNNNNNNNNNNNNNNNNNNNNNNNNNNNNNNNNNNNNNNNNNNNNNNNNNNNNNNNNNNNNNNNNNNNNNNNNNNNNNNNNNNNNNNNNNNNNNNNNNNNNNNNNNNNNNNNNNNNNNNNNNNNNNNNNNNNNNNNNNNNNNNNNNNNNNNNNNNNNNNNNNNNNNNNNNNNNNNNNNNNNNNNNNNNNNNNNNNNNNNNNNNNNNNNNNNNNNNNNNNNNNNNNNNNNNNNNNNNNNNNNNNNNNNNNNNNNNNNNNNNNNNNNNNNNNNNNNNNNNNNNNNNNNNNNNNNNNNNNNNNNNNNNNNNNNNNNNNNNNNNNNNNNNNNNNNNNNNNNNNNNNNNNNNNNNNNNNNNNNNNNNNNNNNNNNNNNNNNNNNNNNNNNNNNNNNNNNNNNNNNNNNNNNNNNNNNNNNNNNNNNNNNNNNNNNNNNNNNNNNNNNNNNNNNNNNNNNNNNNNNNNNNNNNNNNNNNNNNNNNNNNNNNNNNNNNNNNNNNNNNNNNNNNNNNNNNNNNNNNNNNNNNNNNNNNNNNNNNNNNNNNNNNNNNNNNNNNNNNNNNNNNNNNNNNNNNNNNNNNNNNNNNNNNNNNNNNNNNNNNNNNNNNNNNNNNNNNNNNNNNNNNNNNNNNNNNNNNNNNNNNNNNNNNNNNNNNNNNNNNNNNNNNNNNNNNNNNNNNNNNNNNNNNNNNNNNNNNNNNNNNNNNNNNNNNNNNNNNNNNNNNNNNNNNNNNNNNNNNNNNNNNNNNNNNNNNNNNNNNNNNNNNNNNNNNNNNNNNNNNNNNNNNNNNNNNNNNNNNNNNNNNNNNNNNNNNNNNNNNNNNNNNNNNNNNNNNNNNNNNNNNNNNNNNNNNNNNNNNNNNNNNNNNNNNNNNNNNNNNNNNNNNNNNNNNNNNNNNNNNNNNNNNNNNNNNNNNNNNNNNNNNNNNNNNNNNNNNNNNNNNNNNNNNNNNNNNNNNNNNNNNNNNNNNNNNNNNNNNNNNNNNNNNNNNNNNNNNNNNNNNNNNNNNNNNNNNNNNNNNNNNNNNNNNNNNNNNNNNNNNNNNNNNNNNNNNNNNNNNNNNNNNNNNNNNNNNNNNNNNNNNNNNNNNNNNNNNNNNNNNNNNNNNNNNNNNNNNNNNNNNNNNNNNNNNNNNNNNNNNNNNNNNNNNNNNNNNNNNNNNNNNNNNNNNNNNNNNNNNNNNNNNNNNNNNNNNNNNNNNNNNNNNNNNNNNNNNNNNNNNNNNNNNNNNNNNNNNNNNNNNNNNNNNNNNNNNNNNNNNNNNNNNNNNNNNNNNNNNNNNNNNNNNNNNNNNNNNNNNNNNNNNNNNNNNNNNNNNNNNNNNNNNNNNNNNNNNNNNNNNNNNNNNNNNNNNNNNNNNNNNNNNNNNNNNNNNNNNNNNNNNNNNNNNNNNNNNNNNNNNNNNNNNNNNNNNNTGtgtggaagaagaaaaaggctcCTTACATAATGAttactaaataatttttctcCTATTTGAGATTTGGAAGAAAAACAAAGGCTTCATTTTCCTAATTTTATGCGGTAACATACATTTAAGTAGAATTTTTACAATTTCCTAATCTGACATTGTTTATGCAAAAACGGATTTTTCTATCGAActctttttttctgtttttgacTTCCTACTTCAACTAGGATGGTGAAAACCTAATGCTCTATAAATTAAGAGCTTCAAACTTCTTATACATTATAATTATTCAAATCTCCTTTCAATAATATTctcaacaaaaacaaattaacatctcttattcaaatatatttttaccatCATGTCAACAAAGGTCTTAACTCTAAAGACTTGCGATGGTAACGAATTTGTACTTGATGAGGCGATAGCCGTGAGGTCACAAACTATCAAGAATATGGTTGAAGACGATTGTGTTTCAAACGTCATTCCCTTTCCTAATGTCGATAGCAAAATAATGACCAAAGTGATAGAATACCGGAAGAAACATTTGGAGGAAGACATCTCCAAAGACATGTTGATGGCGTTTGAGAAGGCTTTTGTGAAGGTGCACCACTCGATTTTACATGCTCTTATCTTAGCTGCTAATTTTCTTAACGATAAGGAGATATTGGATATGATGTGTCAAGAAGTTATTGATAGCAAGAATGATTTTACTccagaggaagaagaggagatccGTAAAGAGAATGCTTGGGCTTTTGAATGATTTTATAGCATTAtggttatttttacttttttttctatttttattttagaattaaaacGGTCTAGTTAGCTatatcctattttattttatttagttctatattctattgttaatttttatagaattgttctttgattttgattttataaattatgttggaaAGAAATTAAAGTTATTTATACAAACAACTTAGTgatctatataaaatatatagagCTCAACTATTGAACTTATAAGCAAACAAAATATTGATTATGctagaaaaattaataaaatatctattagCTAAAAGTTTATCTAACCACTAAATTAATAGATCTTGCTCTCTCACTGttacaagaaaatgaaattgaatatTGATTCAAGATTCGAATTGCAAAAAAGAAATGCTTTCGagggattttttttaaaataattaagaaataaatactGAGATACTTAGACAAGATAGAAATAATCTATCATAATAccaattataaaataaaataaaataaaataatagagtataaaaacatatatgtattattaattaaaatatacggAAATTTGTGTATGTGGCATTAtctgaaaggaaaaaaaaaaggggtgtgtatacatataaaataagattttgaattctttaacATGGATTCTTCCTGTTCTTCATCAACCTAAAACATAATCtctacaatttaattttttagtcCATAAATTAAATTGGTGGTTTGTCAACTTTTGTTACTATAATTTTCCTTTAAACTTTTCATCAATTAGttctaaagaaagaaaataaaaacttcCTTTTTTCTAATCTTATACAGTTCACATACGGTTTATGAAtagttttcaaattaacttGAGCTTTCATTATTGTATGATATAATTTCCTAATCTGACATGGTTTATGAAAAATCGAGTTTAATTCTCgtgttctttttaaattttttcctttGACTTTCTACTTCAACTAGGATGATGAAAACATACTGCTCTATAAATTAAACACTTCAAATCTCTTAGGTattttaatcattcaaatcTTCTTTTAATAATATTCTCAACAAAACAAATTAACATCTCTTATTCAAAGCATATCCAATAGACTTGATATACTTTCTTAATTAAATGCCACAATTTAAGTACTGAAAAATCTCTTAACATAGCTTTTCTTTGAAGTTActcataaaacaacaaaaatgatttaattattagGGAATCCTTTAAAAGACTACTaaagtttaaaacttaaaaaacaaaagagaaacattatggagtttattttttaatacaatgtTATATTGGTTTACATGTCACTTTtagaaatttattaataatgttAATTGGTGCTAGAGCTTAAAAAAATTCTTCGACTTGATTTGGGTAAGAAGTTAGATAGTTTGGAAGAACatataaaaaaacttttagTAGGAAGCGCTACCGTCTGAGTGAGGTCCTACTTGGTGTAAATTCAAATTAACTAAACTTTAATGCGGATATTGAACACtgggtgaaaaaaataaaaaaataattggagGAACGTGTATATGTACCATCTTTCCTTTTGCACAATATGTAGCATGTTGGTTTGTTGTCGCGGTAACCTCCTTCGATTCTGTTCGCAGATCAGGAACATTCCCAATTTATCTTCTGCTCGTTGGGAGAACTCTCAATAGATTGATTTTCGAGAGTCGAGGTGGAAGTAGATGGAGACTGGGGAGAATAAAAAACCTAGTGCATCTTGCAGGGTAATAATGGATGAGCTCAACATATtacaaatagaagaaatcagTTATTACAATTGCTATGAAAAAATACTTGTAATATTCCAAATTTTAGGGCAATATTTACTACGGCTTCTCAAGTAAATGTATCATTTaccaaaattattattaattaaatgactctatgtatatgtaatgtatcaaaattttataagtaGTGTAAGATTGTGTTTATGTATGATAATAACTAAATCACAAACAcagttatttaatatttatacattaCAATGCATCTTCCTCAcgagttaaatttttttcaatatcgACTAGCTCAAATCTCCTCTAAATAGTCCTAAATtgtagacataaaaaaattatatgttttataaacgtaaaataaattataaatttattatataaaaataaaaaatgaaatttttaaatgaaatttaaccaaacttatgaaatatgttaataaattattaagaaATATAGTGGTAAATATGTCTATATGAAAAGGAAAGTATATGTTAGTCTTGAGAAACATAATttttgtgtcacgacccagatcatcatgattggcacccacactaaccctctggtgggagaacaaTTAATGCTAATTAATTAACCAACTCTAATCACATACTAATCATTacgttacggaagcaagttaaatactaagaaaagaaatagggagttcccataaactccaagcaAAAGTCtatcaactaaacaaatgcggaagtAACACCTAGAAcatgaaagtcaatgtaccaagatatctaaagttcaacaagtctaaacaagagggatacaaccccaaactaataaactaataactaactagaaagtctaagttcgaaatggtggacatagacgaaagagaacccatggcagcccggaagatttggctcacccttgaattcaaacgATCaatgatcttctaagcgaggtctgccAATAGCtacttgaagatgccctgtagtcaacaaagaaagagaaagtgtagTATCCGTACACAACCACATTGTACTGGTacgatcacgcggctatcccactaagtcaacatacataagccattacaacaatataatcacatgcatattcgaacatatacaatattatcaacatttacgaacaatgAACAATTTTGCATTTtccaagatacacaattatgacaagtcattggtcctctcatgaaacccaaacccaaacagttagcatatcgGAACATGGTActcgatccaatgtttatgccggaacgtggcaaccgatcccatatttatgccgaaacgtggcaaccgatccaagttagttatgccagaacgtggcaaccaatccattcaacaagccacaatcacaatcacaagtacattctcataatcatacaatcaagtcataattcatgacattcatcaaTTATAcatcctcatttacaacaagtgtgatcaataatgcaacatccGCATACGtacatgtatcataataaagcaatataaacatacatcacacaatcatagaatcacaaccatcacctaccttgaaacaagcttgaaaccctaagaaacttgatccttccctttccggattagttccacttgttcttggtctacaaacaatcaatacaatacgggaatcaataaacaatcactaattacctaAATTGCTAataattctatgaaccctagatcatacgCATGATCCCAAACACCCaaaatagggttgtttccaccatagaatctagatcaaaacccttccccaacgataattacccattctattacgttctttGGATCGAAAAATGTATtcgggagtgaaaagcttacctttagactcaagaatggtggaaattAACCAACGATGCTTAGAAAATACCTTTCACGGTAAGATCGATtgcgggagttctactcacccaaattcaatttcgtaaagtcgtacgggttccttaacgacttatctaactactcatgtaatcaaaattataaataagtcaCCCggttgttaccagatttccctacaccttaatgactctaatttcgtccaaatctggactaggttgggaaatttcaagttactacaaaaaagttttccaaccaaaaattttccccgctggcttttctataacgacggaacccggtcgttacattttgtttttgcctctactttattttttaaaaaaatttagtttcttCCCAACCGCAAAAAATAATTGCTTCTGCTTacatttaaaaacacttttacttatttgtcaaacacttaattttttcaataaaagtgttttttttttcaaaagtgttTCTGACCTCCCAAGACCAATGACAAACAGGCTGTAAGCCATATTATGTacattttgcaaaaaaaatttatcaaacttcaaaaaaggaaaaaaaaaaagttttggtcTAGGTAATATTTTGCTTTCCATATTCCTATTACAACTTTGGAAAGTAATTAAAACCTAATACACTATAAAAGACCAAGCTAGCCTCATGTATTGAGATCATTCATTCATAGTTCTCTCCATTTTCTTTCATGTCTTCAAAAAATCTCATAACTCTCAAGACTAGCGATGGTGAGGAATTCAAACTAGACGAGGTTGTAGCTGTGAGGTCAGAAGTCATCAAGAACATAGTACAAAATGTGGATTGTACTTCTAATGTCATCCCCTTGTCTAAATTTAATGGCAAAACAATGAccaaaatagttaaatattgGAAGAAACATCGGAGGAAGGTGTTATCGAAGATCAGCTAAAGAATTTTGATCAGGATTTCTTAAAGATGAGCCATTCTCTTGGCTGCTCAATCTCTTGACGATAAGCAGTTGAATGAGGTAATGATCCAAGAATCTGTTGATAGGATCAAAGGGAAACCAATAGAGGAAATACGTGAAGTATTTGGTATCGTGAATGATTATACTCCAACAGAAGAGGAGGAGGTCCGTAGAGAGAATGCTTGGGCTTTTGAatgattttataatatttatgttattttcttagctatatcctatttttattttatttctgttAGTTATATCTTTTGATGCTCCTTTTTGAAGGAAATGTTGTTCaattttgattgatttataaattatgttggaaagaaattaaagctaattttttgtttgagaaaattATCCGTTTAGATTTATTATTCACTCAAATCTTCTCTAAATAGTCCTAAATCGATGTTTcaattcttttaatatattgtatatTCACTAGAAATGACTAATTCACATTTGCgacatatcaaattttaaatttgaggtTCAAAATGTTTTAATGACAAATTTCAATGGACATTCAATTTAAATCTCCACTAAACAATCCTAAAATTTAGATTACATGACCTTCTCTCAATATTTCTATTCATTTAGATACATTATTCTCTCAAAATAATTCATGTGTGTGgagatatcaaattttattatttgaacTTACCTAAGTGTCGGAGAAGATATGAGTAGACATAGACATAATTAGTTAATGATCAAATGATCTTTCTATTGATTACTTAATGATCAAGTATAGATTCTTGGTAATTAACCgttaattgagttattttttgTTAGAGCATTTGACTAAATGGTCATTCtatttaattattcaaatttacTATCACTAGTAGTAATAACATAccatttaatttataatataaaaaattaaatttgaattgcaatataatcttttgttgttgaaagataataatatataacttttaagtTTCACCTCTAAATTATAAGACCTAGAATAGTTTCTCCTCTTAGACCGTTCATGTTGCAAGGAtaattaatatacaaatataaataatatgacGAACCGTCTCATATTAACTATTAgacttttctcttttaaaaaaaaatcatactaaagaaaattgattttactaatttatcCTTTAGGAAACTTGTTCAGAACTTTACAAACTTGTTTACCctttctaaaataattaattgtaagAGTAAAATGGGAAATTGCGAAAAAACTCTCTTCGTTAAATCTTCCACTTTCTGTCTTTTTCACTCCCCAATTTCTTCTCTCCGCTTTTACCATAAGGAGGGGGGATGAATTAAAACTTCCTTCAGTCGACTTCCTGTAATGGCCAGTTGACTCACCTGCACGTTAGTAGAGTAGATAAACAGTAATAATAATGTGCAGTAAGTAAAAACACAGAGAGTTTTTGTACTGGTATGGAACACCGATGTGGTGCCTATGTCCAGTCTCCTTGGATTTCCTTTAGAGCTTAGGAATGAACTTCAGATGTTACAGGGTTCTGTAAATTGATCATGTCTATGCAAATCATATGTTCTACCTTGACACTTCCTCTACTTGTAAACCTACACTCAtaatctttctttctcttttcttttcaattgtttCACTCACGTGATTA
Proteins encoded in this region:
- the LOC125861894 gene encoding SKP1-like protein 1A; translated protein: MSTKVLTLKTCDGNEFVLDEAIAVRSQTIKNMVEDDCVSNVIPFPNVDSKIMTKVIEYRKKHLEEDISKDMLMAFEKAFVKVHHSILHALILAANFLNDKEILDMMCQEVIDSKNDFTPEEEEEIRKENAWAFE